One segment of Panthera leo isolate Ple1 chromosome A3, P.leo_Ple1_pat1.1, whole genome shotgun sequence DNA contains the following:
- the NCOA5 gene encoding nuclear receptor coactivator 5 isoform X2 produces MNTAPSRPSPTRRDPYGFGDGRDTRRDRSPIRGSPRREPRDGRNGRDARDSRAIRDPRDLRDHRDSRDIRDHRDSRSMRDARDMRDLRDFRDLRDSRDFRDHRDPMYDRYRDMRDSREPMYRRESSYDRYLRMDDYCRRKDDPYFDRYRESFDGRGPPGPESQSRAKERLKREERRREELYRQYFEEIQRRFDAERPVDCSVIVVNKQTKDYAESVGRKVRDLGMVVDLIFLNTEVSLSQALEDVSRGGSPFAIVITQQHQIHRSCTVNIMFGTPQEHRNMPQADAMVLVARNYERYKNECREKEREEIARQAAKMADEAILQERERGGPEEGVRGGHPPAIQSLINLLADNRYLTAEETDKIINYLRERKERLMRSSTDSLPGPISRQPLGATSGASLKTQPSSQPLQSGQVLPSATPTPAAPPTSQQELQAKILSLFNSGTVVANSSSASPSVAAGNTQNQNFSTAANSQPQQRSQASGNQPPNILGQAGSARNMGPRPGAPSQGLFGQPSSRLAPASNMASQRPVSSTGINFDNPSVQKALDTLIQSGPALSHLVSQTTAQVGRPPAPLGSYQRHY; encoded by the exons atgaataCGGCTCCATCAAGACCCAGCCCCACACGAAG AGATCCATATGGCTTTGGAGATGGTCGAGATACAAGACGTGATCGATCCCCAATTCGAGGAAGTCCAAGGAGAGAGCCCAGGGATGGCAGAAATGGCCGGGATGCCCGGGATAGCAGAGCCATTCGAGACCCCCGAGACTTGCGGGACCACAGAGATAGCAGAGACATTCGGGATCACAGAGACAGCAGAAGTATGCGTGATGCTCGGGACATGAGGGACCTTAGAGACTTTCGTGATCTAAGAGACTCTAGGGATTTTCGGGATCACCGGGACCCCATGTATGACAGATACAGAGATATGAGAGACTCCCGAGAGCCCATGTACAG GAGAGAAAGCTCTTATGACCGATACCTGCGAATGGATGACTATTGCAGGAGGAAGGACGACCCTTACTTTGACCGTTACAGAGAAAGCTTTGATGGACGAGGCCCTCCAGGCCCAGAAAGTCAGTCTCGTGCAAAAG AACGTTTGAAACGTGAGGAACGGCGTAGAGAAGAGCTTTATCGTCAGTATTTTGAGGAAATCCAGAGACGCTTTGATGCTGAGAGGCCTGTTGATTGTTCTGTGATTGTGGTCAACAAGCAGACTAA AGATTATGCTGAATCTGTGGGGCGGAAGGTACGAGACCTAGGCATGGTAGTGGACTTGATCTTCCTCAACACAGAGGTGTCACTGTCACAAGCCTTGGAGGATGTTAGCAGGGGAGGGTCTCCTTTTGCTATCGTCATCACCCAGCAACACCAGATTCACCGCTCGTGCACAGTCAACATCATGTTCGGAACCCCACAAG AGCATCGCAACATGCCCCAGGCAGACGCCATGGTGCTGGTAGCCAGAAATTATGAGCGCTATAAGAATGAGTGCCGGGAGAAGGAGCGAGAGGAGATTGCCAGACAGGCAGCCAAGATGGCAGATGAAGCCATCCTGCAGGAAAGGGAGCGCGGAGGCCCCGAGGAAGGAGTGCGCGGGGGGCACCCTCCAGCCATCCAAAGCCTCATCAACCTACTGGCAGACAACAGGTACCTCACTGCCGAGGAGACTGACAAGATCATCAACTATCTGCGAGAGCGGAAGGAGCGCCTTATGAGGAGCAGCACCGACTCTCTGCCTG GCCCGATTTCCCGCCAACCACTCGGGGCGACCTCGGGTGCCTCGCTGAAGACACAGCCAAGCTCCCAACCGCTCCAGAGCGGCCAAGTGCTCCCCTCTGCTACACCCACTCCAGctgcaccccccacctcccagcaagAGCTTCAGGCCAAAATCCTCAGCCTCTTCAATAGTGGCACGGTTGTGGCCAATAGCAGCTCTGCATCCCCTTCAGTCGCTGCCGGAAACACCCAGAACCAGAATTTTTCCACGGCAGCGAACAGCCAGCCTCAGCAAAGATCACAGGCCTCTGGCAATCAGCCTCCAAACATTTTGGGACAGGCGGGATCTGCTCGGAACATGGGCCCCAGGCCTGGGGCTCCTTCCCAAGGGCTCTTTGGCCAGCCTTCCAGTCGCCTGGCACCTGCTAGCAACATGGCTAGCCAGAGGCCCGTGTCTTCCACAGGTATCAACTTTGACAATCCAAGTGTACAGAAGGCTCTGGACACCCTGATCCAGAGTGGCCCTGCTCTCTCCCACCTGGTTAGCCAAACTACAGCACAGGTGGGGCGGCCCCCGGCCCCGTTGGGATCCTACCAGAGGCATTACTGA
- the NCOA5 gene encoding nuclear receptor coactivator 5 isoform X5 has product MNTAPSRPSPTRRDPYGFGDGRDTRRDRSPIRGSPRREPRDGRNGRDARDSRAIRDPRDLRDHRDSRDIRDHRDSRSMRDARDMRDLRDFRDLRDSRDFRDHRDPMYDRYRDMRDSREPMYRRESSYDRYLRMDDYCRRKDDPYFDRYRESFDGRGPPGPESQSRAKERLKREERRREELYRQYFEEIQRRFDAERPVDCSVIVVNKQTKDYAESVGRKVRDLGMVVDLIFLNTEVSLSQALEDVSRGGSPFAIVITQQHQIHRSCTVNIMFGTPQEHRNMPQADAMVLVARNYERYKNECREKEREEIARQAAKMADEAILQERERGGPEEGVRGGHPPAIQSLINLLADNRYLTAEETDKIINYLRERKERLMRSSTDSLPGELRGRAEARFPANHSGRPRVPR; this is encoded by the exons atgaataCGGCTCCATCAAGACCCAGCCCCACACGAAG AGATCCATATGGCTTTGGAGATGGTCGAGATACAAGACGTGATCGATCCCCAATTCGAGGAAGTCCAAGGAGAGAGCCCAGGGATGGCAGAAATGGCCGGGATGCCCGGGATAGCAGAGCCATTCGAGACCCCCGAGACTTGCGGGACCACAGAGATAGCAGAGACATTCGGGATCACAGAGACAGCAGAAGTATGCGTGATGCTCGGGACATGAGGGACCTTAGAGACTTTCGTGATCTAAGAGACTCTAGGGATTTTCGGGATCACCGGGACCCCATGTATGACAGATACAGAGATATGAGAGACTCCCGAGAGCCCATGTACAG GAGAGAAAGCTCTTATGACCGATACCTGCGAATGGATGACTATTGCAGGAGGAAGGACGACCCTTACTTTGACCGTTACAGAGAAAGCTTTGATGGACGAGGCCCTCCAGGCCCAGAAAGTCAGTCTCGTGCAAAAG AACGTTTGAAACGTGAGGAACGGCGTAGAGAAGAGCTTTATCGTCAGTATTTTGAGGAAATCCAGAGACGCTTTGATGCTGAGAGGCCTGTTGATTGTTCTGTGATTGTGGTCAACAAGCAGACTAA AGATTATGCTGAATCTGTGGGGCGGAAGGTACGAGACCTAGGCATGGTAGTGGACTTGATCTTCCTCAACACAGAGGTGTCACTGTCACAAGCCTTGGAGGATGTTAGCAGGGGAGGGTCTCCTTTTGCTATCGTCATCACCCAGCAACACCAGATTCACCGCTCGTGCACAGTCAACATCATGTTCGGAACCCCACAAG AGCATCGCAACATGCCCCAGGCAGACGCCATGGTGCTGGTAGCCAGAAATTATGAGCGCTATAAGAATGAGTGCCGGGAGAAGGAGCGAGAGGAGATTGCCAGACAGGCAGCCAAGATGGCAGATGAAGCCATCCTGCAGGAAAGGGAGCGCGGAGGCCCCGAGGAAGGAGTGCGCGGGGGGCACCCTCCAGCCATCCAAAGCCTCATCAACCTACTGGCAGACAACAGGTACCTCACTGCCGAGGAGACTGACAAGATCATCAACTATCTGCGAGAGCGGAAGGAGCGCCTTATGAGGAGCAGCACCGACTCTCTGCCTGGTGAGCTACGTGGCAGGGCCGAG GCCCGATTTCCCGCCAACCACTCGGGGCGACCTCGGGTGCCTCGCTGA
- the NCOA5 gene encoding nuclear receptor coactivator 5 isoform X3: MNTAPSRPSPTRRRESSYDRYLRMDDYCRRKDDPYFDRYRESFDGRGPPGPESQSRAKERLKREERRREELYRQYFEEIQRRFDAERPVDCSVIVVNKQTKDYAESVGRKVRDLGMVVDLIFLNTEVSLSQALEDVSRGGSPFAIVITQQHQIHRSCTVNIMFGTPQEHRNMPQADAMVLVARNYERYKNECREKEREEIARQAAKMADEAILQERERGGPEEGVRGGHPPAIQSLINLLADNRYLTAEETDKIINYLRERKERLMRSSTDSLPGPISRQPLGATSGASLKTQPSSQPLQSGQVLPSATPTPAAPPTSQQELQAKILSLFNSGTVVANSSSASPSVAAGNTQNQNFSTAANSQPQQRSQASGNQPPNILGQAGSARNMGPRPGAPSQGLFGQPSSRLAPASNMASQRPVSSTGINFDNPSVQKALDTLIQSGPALSHLVSQTTAQVGRPPAPLGSYQRHY; the protein is encoded by the exons atgaataCGGCTCCATCAAGACCCAGCCCCACACGAAG GAGAGAAAGCTCTTATGACCGATACCTGCGAATGGATGACTATTGCAGGAGGAAGGACGACCCTTACTTTGACCGTTACAGAGAAAGCTTTGATGGACGAGGCCCTCCAGGCCCAGAAAGTCAGTCTCGTGCAAAAG AACGTTTGAAACGTGAGGAACGGCGTAGAGAAGAGCTTTATCGTCAGTATTTTGAGGAAATCCAGAGACGCTTTGATGCTGAGAGGCCTGTTGATTGTTCTGTGATTGTGGTCAACAAGCAGACTAA AGATTATGCTGAATCTGTGGGGCGGAAGGTACGAGACCTAGGCATGGTAGTGGACTTGATCTTCCTCAACACAGAGGTGTCACTGTCACAAGCCTTGGAGGATGTTAGCAGGGGAGGGTCTCCTTTTGCTATCGTCATCACCCAGCAACACCAGATTCACCGCTCGTGCACAGTCAACATCATGTTCGGAACCCCACAAG AGCATCGCAACATGCCCCAGGCAGACGCCATGGTGCTGGTAGCCAGAAATTATGAGCGCTATAAGAATGAGTGCCGGGAGAAGGAGCGAGAGGAGATTGCCAGACAGGCAGCCAAGATGGCAGATGAAGCCATCCTGCAGGAAAGGGAGCGCGGAGGCCCCGAGGAAGGAGTGCGCGGGGGGCACCCTCCAGCCATCCAAAGCCTCATCAACCTACTGGCAGACAACAGGTACCTCACTGCCGAGGAGACTGACAAGATCATCAACTATCTGCGAGAGCGGAAGGAGCGCCTTATGAGGAGCAGCACCGACTCTCTGCCTG GCCCGATTTCCCGCCAACCACTCGGGGCGACCTCGGGTGCCTCGCTGAAGACACAGCCAAGCTCCCAACCGCTCCAGAGCGGCCAAGTGCTCCCCTCTGCTACACCCACTCCAGctgcaccccccacctcccagcaagAGCTTCAGGCCAAAATCCTCAGCCTCTTCAATAGTGGCACGGTTGTGGCCAATAGCAGCTCTGCATCCCCTTCAGTCGCTGCCGGAAACACCCAGAACCAGAATTTTTCCACGGCAGCGAACAGCCAGCCTCAGCAAAGATCACAGGCCTCTGGCAATCAGCCTCCAAACATTTTGGGACAGGCGGGATCTGCTCGGAACATGGGCCCCAGGCCTGGGGCTCCTTCCCAAGGGCTCTTTGGCCAGCCTTCCAGTCGCCTGGCACCTGCTAGCAACATGGCTAGCCAGAGGCCCGTGTCTTCCACAGGTATCAACTTTGACAATCCAAGTGTACAGAAGGCTCTGGACACCCTGATCCAGAGTGGCCCTGCTCTCTCCCACCTGGTTAGCCAAACTACAGCACAGGTGGGGCGGCCCCCGGCCCCGTTGGGATCCTACCAGAGGCATTACTGA
- the NCOA5 gene encoding nuclear receptor coactivator 5 isoform X4: protein MPTKKDRGLSPECSVEPRTKNTILGLRFHSLEEEKLTVRRALPRDPYGFGDGRDTRRDRSPIRGSPRREPRDGRNGRDARDSRAIRDPRDLRDHRDSRDIRDHRDSRSMRDARDMRDLRDFRDLRDSRDFRDHRDPMYDRYRDMRDSREPMYRRESSYDRYLRMDDYCRRKDDPYFDRYRESFDGRGPPGPESQSRAKERLKREERRREELYRQYFEEIQRRFDAERPVDCSVIVVNKQTKDYAESVGRKVRDLGMVVDLIFLNTEVSLSQALEDVSRGGSPFAIVITQQHQIHRSCTVNIMFGTPQEHRNMPQADAMVLVARNYERYKNECREKEREEIARQAAKMADEAILQERERGGPEEGVRGGHPPAIQSLINLLADNRYLTAEETDKIINYLRERKERLMRSSTDSLPGELRGRAEARFPANHSGRPRVPR from the exons ATGCCAACAAAAAAGGACAGAGGTCTTTCTCCGGAATGTTCTGTGGAGCCAAGGACAAAGAACACCATCCTGGGCTTGAGGTTTCATTCTCTGGAGGAAGAAAAGCTCACAGTCCGTCGTGCTCTTCCAAG AGATCCATATGGCTTTGGAGATGGTCGAGATACAAGACGTGATCGATCCCCAATTCGAGGAAGTCCAAGGAGAGAGCCCAGGGATGGCAGAAATGGCCGGGATGCCCGGGATAGCAGAGCCATTCGAGACCCCCGAGACTTGCGGGACCACAGAGATAGCAGAGACATTCGGGATCACAGAGACAGCAGAAGTATGCGTGATGCTCGGGACATGAGGGACCTTAGAGACTTTCGTGATCTAAGAGACTCTAGGGATTTTCGGGATCACCGGGACCCCATGTATGACAGATACAGAGATATGAGAGACTCCCGAGAGCCCATGTACAG GAGAGAAAGCTCTTATGACCGATACCTGCGAATGGATGACTATTGCAGGAGGAAGGACGACCCTTACTTTGACCGTTACAGAGAAAGCTTTGATGGACGAGGCCCTCCAGGCCCAGAAAGTCAGTCTCGTGCAAAAG AACGTTTGAAACGTGAGGAACGGCGTAGAGAAGAGCTTTATCGTCAGTATTTTGAGGAAATCCAGAGACGCTTTGATGCTGAGAGGCCTGTTGATTGTTCTGTGATTGTGGTCAACAAGCAGACTAA AGATTATGCTGAATCTGTGGGGCGGAAGGTACGAGACCTAGGCATGGTAGTGGACTTGATCTTCCTCAACACAGAGGTGTCACTGTCACAAGCCTTGGAGGATGTTAGCAGGGGAGGGTCTCCTTTTGCTATCGTCATCACCCAGCAACACCAGATTCACCGCTCGTGCACAGTCAACATCATGTTCGGAACCCCACAAG AGCATCGCAACATGCCCCAGGCAGACGCCATGGTGCTGGTAGCCAGAAATTATGAGCGCTATAAGAATGAGTGCCGGGAGAAGGAGCGAGAGGAGATTGCCAGACAGGCAGCCAAGATGGCAGATGAAGCCATCCTGCAGGAAAGGGAGCGCGGAGGCCCCGAGGAAGGAGTGCGCGGGGGGCACCCTCCAGCCATCCAAAGCCTCATCAACCTACTGGCAGACAACAGGTACCTCACTGCCGAGGAGACTGACAAGATCATCAACTATCTGCGAGAGCGGAAGGAGCGCCTTATGAGGAGCAGCACCGACTCTCTGCCTGGTGAGCTACGTGGCAGGGCCGAG GCCCGATTTCCCGCCAACCACTCGGGGCGACCTCGGGTGCCTCGCTGA
- the NCOA5 gene encoding nuclear receptor coactivator 5 isoform X1 has product MPTKKDRGLSPECSVEPRTKNTILGLRFHSLEEEKLTVRRALPRDPYGFGDGRDTRRDRSPIRGSPRREPRDGRNGRDARDSRAIRDPRDLRDHRDSRDIRDHRDSRSMRDARDMRDLRDFRDLRDSRDFRDHRDPMYDRYRDMRDSREPMYRRESSYDRYLRMDDYCRRKDDPYFDRYRESFDGRGPPGPESQSRAKERLKREERRREELYRQYFEEIQRRFDAERPVDCSVIVVNKQTKDYAESVGRKVRDLGMVVDLIFLNTEVSLSQALEDVSRGGSPFAIVITQQHQIHRSCTVNIMFGTPQEHRNMPQADAMVLVARNYERYKNECREKEREEIARQAAKMADEAILQERERGGPEEGVRGGHPPAIQSLINLLADNRYLTAEETDKIINYLRERKERLMRSSTDSLPGPISRQPLGATSGASLKTQPSSQPLQSGQVLPSATPTPAAPPTSQQELQAKILSLFNSGTVVANSSSASPSVAAGNTQNQNFSTAANSQPQQRSQASGNQPPNILGQAGSARNMGPRPGAPSQGLFGQPSSRLAPASNMASQRPVSSTGINFDNPSVQKALDTLIQSGPALSHLVSQTTAQVGRPPAPLGSYQRHY; this is encoded by the exons ATGCCAACAAAAAAGGACAGAGGTCTTTCTCCGGAATGTTCTGTGGAGCCAAGGACAAAGAACACCATCCTGGGCTTGAGGTTTCATTCTCTGGAGGAAGAAAAGCTCACAGTCCGTCGTGCTCTTCCAAG AGATCCATATGGCTTTGGAGATGGTCGAGATACAAGACGTGATCGATCCCCAATTCGAGGAAGTCCAAGGAGAGAGCCCAGGGATGGCAGAAATGGCCGGGATGCCCGGGATAGCAGAGCCATTCGAGACCCCCGAGACTTGCGGGACCACAGAGATAGCAGAGACATTCGGGATCACAGAGACAGCAGAAGTATGCGTGATGCTCGGGACATGAGGGACCTTAGAGACTTTCGTGATCTAAGAGACTCTAGGGATTTTCGGGATCACCGGGACCCCATGTATGACAGATACAGAGATATGAGAGACTCCCGAGAGCCCATGTACAG GAGAGAAAGCTCTTATGACCGATACCTGCGAATGGATGACTATTGCAGGAGGAAGGACGACCCTTACTTTGACCGTTACAGAGAAAGCTTTGATGGACGAGGCCCTCCAGGCCCAGAAAGTCAGTCTCGTGCAAAAG AACGTTTGAAACGTGAGGAACGGCGTAGAGAAGAGCTTTATCGTCAGTATTTTGAGGAAATCCAGAGACGCTTTGATGCTGAGAGGCCTGTTGATTGTTCTGTGATTGTGGTCAACAAGCAGACTAA AGATTATGCTGAATCTGTGGGGCGGAAGGTACGAGACCTAGGCATGGTAGTGGACTTGATCTTCCTCAACACAGAGGTGTCACTGTCACAAGCCTTGGAGGATGTTAGCAGGGGAGGGTCTCCTTTTGCTATCGTCATCACCCAGCAACACCAGATTCACCGCTCGTGCACAGTCAACATCATGTTCGGAACCCCACAAG AGCATCGCAACATGCCCCAGGCAGACGCCATGGTGCTGGTAGCCAGAAATTATGAGCGCTATAAGAATGAGTGCCGGGAGAAGGAGCGAGAGGAGATTGCCAGACAGGCAGCCAAGATGGCAGATGAAGCCATCCTGCAGGAAAGGGAGCGCGGAGGCCCCGAGGAAGGAGTGCGCGGGGGGCACCCTCCAGCCATCCAAAGCCTCATCAACCTACTGGCAGACAACAGGTACCTCACTGCCGAGGAGACTGACAAGATCATCAACTATCTGCGAGAGCGGAAGGAGCGCCTTATGAGGAGCAGCACCGACTCTCTGCCTG GCCCGATTTCCCGCCAACCACTCGGGGCGACCTCGGGTGCCTCGCTGAAGACACAGCCAAGCTCCCAACCGCTCCAGAGCGGCCAAGTGCTCCCCTCTGCTACACCCACTCCAGctgcaccccccacctcccagcaagAGCTTCAGGCCAAAATCCTCAGCCTCTTCAATAGTGGCACGGTTGTGGCCAATAGCAGCTCTGCATCCCCTTCAGTCGCTGCCGGAAACACCCAGAACCAGAATTTTTCCACGGCAGCGAACAGCCAGCCTCAGCAAAGATCACAGGCCTCTGGCAATCAGCCTCCAAACATTTTGGGACAGGCGGGATCTGCTCGGAACATGGGCCCCAGGCCTGGGGCTCCTTCCCAAGGGCTCTTTGGCCAGCCTTCCAGTCGCCTGGCACCTGCTAGCAACATGGCTAGCCAGAGGCCCGTGTCTTCCACAGGTATCAACTTTGACAATCCAAGTGTACAGAAGGCTCTGGACACCCTGATCCAGAGTGGCCCTGCTCTCTCCCACCTGGTTAGCCAAACTACAGCACAGGTGGGGCGGCCCCCGGCCCCGTTGGGATCCTACCAGAGGCATTACTGA